The following nucleotide sequence is from Camelus ferus isolate YT-003-E chromosome 35, BCGSAC_Cfer_1.0, whole genome shotgun sequence.
TGTCATGTAGCAGTGCGATCATCTACTGCCTGGACGTTGAAACGGCCAGCATAACAACTGGAATGGAACTGGCGAGAGCGGACCGGAGGGAGAATTACACGTGATTCTGTACATGATCTCGAGAAAGGGAGGTGGGCAGTGTCGTCCTGTGTTGTGAGCCTGACGGAGCCGTCCAGTGGCTCTGTGCATCCTGGAGCGTGATGGTACGACGTTCTTTGATTCATTGTGCTTTTGTCATCAGTACAGCCTGAGATTACTTCAGCTTTTTTAGTAATACAGAGTTACTGATACATGAATTTGAGGGCAGTTTAAATGTACAAATCCTTTTCACATCTGCTGCAGCCGGGGTTACACCCCAGTCCACGCTTGACTACTGAGTGCAAGCCTTTAAAGTGTAGGTTCCATCATGTTCCTTGTAGCTCATGCTCATattttgagttttgcttttacGGTTGTCTTACGAGGAATCTAAGTGGCTATCAGCATGTTTTGATAAGTCTATTATGGCGTCAAGGATATTTAAGTgttcttttaaggtttttatttaagGACACTGAATAAGGTTGTTGGTGATTATTAGATCACATTGAGTATTCAGCTGACATCAGAGTCTCTTACTGTCCAGTCGTCTATACTTCTTAGCTTGTCAACATATCCACAAGAAAACGATGAAAAACTTGAATCCTTTTGTGAAATCATGGTGCATGACTCTCGTATTCCCCAGAGTACCAGTTGAGTGATCCAAGCAGACAATGGGGTTAGCTTTTCCTTAGTgaaattttggtatatttgtcTGAGGTTCCCAGAATctatcatttttcactttttgaaaacgAGTATAACATTTACAAGTTAGTCATCTTTTGTTACCTCCATTCTCTGTGGCTTCTGTGAAATTTTTATCCGTGGGATGTAATCCTCTCACAACTAGGAACTTGGGCTCATTTAGAAATGTTCTTTGGCCGTCCGGCCCACCTCAATCCCGAAGTCGGCCCAGCGGTGTTTTTCCCGTTGTTCCATTTTGAGGAGAATGGTGTAGATGGTAATACATCATTAGTTAACATTTTTTGGTCTTTTCTAGGCAGTGCAGGTCTTACTCGTGattctttttctgaatatttttaaagctctctttAGGGccttaggttttgtttgtttgttttgttttgttttcgtaAGACTCGCTGCTCccaggctttttcttttctcatgttgttccagtgtttttttttttaccttgtttgTACGTCCTCGGATGGTTTCTCAGCAACCACCTCACACCTTCCTTCCTCAGAACTCTGAAATCTGTTGTCCTGAAGTCCAGGGTACTTGTTTCTACTGCCTTTTGTTGTTTCAGGTGACATCATTTCTAAGATGACATCATTCTTGTTGTgaaatttccctccttttctcagCATTTTGGTCCCTTTTACTTAACCAGCAGATTCCTGTTTCACTGTTTGGAGCTGGTTCTGAGTCGCGGCTCCCTTCTGTGCAGCACGGTTAAGCCCAGGCTCTGGGATCAGACGGACCTAGATTGAGGTCTCGGGTCTTCCACTTTCTGGCTTTGTGACTTTTACAGTCACCTAACCTttctagtctctgtttcctcttctgcagaaTAAGGGTACTGTgaggattttaaaagatgattcgTGAAAAGGTGCTTTACCCAGGACCTGGTATGACCTAAGTATGTAACAGGTGTCAACTGCTGCTTGTGGCCTCTGTTttctaagaaaggaaatgattttcttaGTTTGATCAACCATAATCGTACTTGGGATAGCTCTCAGCCTAATTTTCACTCTGCAAAATTAGACTTCAGGTGCTGTTACAGTAGAAggtgtccgtctgtctgtctgcaggTTCTGTGCCAGCTTTGCCATTCGTAGAAAAGTATCTGGCTGACTTTCTCCTCTTACCTTCACCCAAATGCTCTGCCGCTTTGGAGGGGCCTGGGTGTAGTAGCCAGCGGGACTTGCCCCGGGCAGGATGTGAGTGTGGCGGGGTTACCCATAAAGACATAGATTTAAGGAGAGTGATGGGGTGGGGGCTAGGTGAGGTGTGAGGACAGAAAAGCAATTAAAACTACGTGGCAAGTTGGACTCGGGCCCCTCGTTGGCATACAGAGCAAATAGGATGTGGTTAGAAACTGGTGGGCAAGGGTCGGCAAGATGGTGGGTGAGCTGGTATTTCTTCTGAGATGTGGGTTTGATGAGCGAGCTGCCAGGGATGAGCTGAGAGCAGCTCGTGTGCCCGGGGCCTGCCAGGCTCTGTGGCCGCTTTGTTTCAGATTCCCATACAAGTACAGAACTTATATACAGGGCTAAGACTTCCTTTTTATAGACTGAttagatagtttttttttcttttgaacatgTTTTATCCACCTGTATTCTGTTTTGAAGTCTGAACCTGAGCGGTGTCTGTAAGTTGGTTTCCCTGGTATAAAGTAGGTGTCATTTATTCAGTGTTTGCTGGATGCCAGGTGTCATACCAGGCCTCCATAGGGTCCCCAGTTGCACCATAGCTTCCTGCCTGGGACTGTCTGCCACTGTATCCACCTTAATTTTTCCAGAGGTAGCCTGCCATACTGTGTCGTGGTTAAGAGCTTGTCTTCGGAGCCAAGACTGTCCTGGTTTGCATCCCAGCTCTGTCTTCCTAGCTGTGGAGCTATAGGCAGTTTATTTAACCTCTtcgtgcctcagtgtcctcacctgtagaatgggACTAAAATAGTACCTTGCATAGGGTCTTGTGAGGATTAGATACATTGATACATGATAAATTATCAGAGCCTGGCACATTGCACATTCTCAAATGTTAACAGTAATAATTTTACATGATGATTTCTCATTCTCACAGCCTTCCCCTAAGCAggcattttcctgatgaggaagctgaagttcagagatGAAGGGACTTGTAGAAGGTGATAAGCCACTGTCTCACTtgctcagtatgtttccttgtttACAAAGCATGAGAGAAGTAAGATGGCTGTAGTCCCACCTCTGTTTCTCACAAGAACAGCAAAAGTATGTTGTAAAAGGAGGGGAACACTTTAGAAAGATGCTGTGCATTAGAGTAATAGTCATTCACCAAGCATTTGAGGCCCTGCTAAGTGCCTGGCACCACGCTGGGATTTTACAGGCTGGTGAGGAAGGCAGACAAGTAAATTGGTGTCTGCAATACACGGTGGTAAGTATCATGGCTGAATGCAGGGGCTGTAAGACTCTCACCCGGATTCATTTCGGGGTGGGTTGTGGAAGTGGGCTGGAGGAAGAAGTGAAGCCTAAGTTAAAGGATGCATGAGAGTAGGAAGGAGAGTGAGGGGCGCCCAGACAGGGGTACGCATGGGCTGAGGCGTCCACGTGGGAAAGTATTGCGTGTGTGGGGAGAACATACATTATAGGTGAGCGAACTTGAACCATATGAGATTGTCAGATTCAACCATTTTTACCAGCAAAGCCAGCAGTGTGAGGGGAAGGATGGTGGGAGATGGAGCTGGGCAGAAGGCAAACAAGAGCCAGGTCCAGAAGTGCCCGGTTTCATCTGATTACAGATGCGTGCTCtctaggattttaaaaaagatgaggagtatttgtatgtgtgtgtgtgtgtttttaagatcTGTACTTTTAAGGTATGTGCATTTCATTCTACATAAGTTTTACCTCTGAAGACTAAAACTGCAGAATATTGAATTGTGGCTCATGGTGTAGGCATGGTGAAGTGTTTAGGTGGAAGCGTGTTGAAGTCTGCAGTTTACCTTGAAATGCATTAAATAAGAGGGATGGATAGACACATGATTAAGGCAAATAGTAAAATGATGGAATTCGTTTAATTGAaatataggcagtttacaatgttgtgtcagtttctggtgcacagcgcagTGCTTCAGTCGTGCGTGAATACACGTGTGTTCACTCTCATGCTCTTTCACTGTGAGGGGCTACAAGTTAccgaatacagttccctgcgctgtacggtataaacttgtttatctgttttgtgtgtACCagccagtatctgcaaatctcaagctcccaatgaTGAAATGTTAATGATAGAACCTGGGTAGTGGTTATGGGGTGTTCACTGTAAGAttcattcagtttttctgtaGGCTTAGACTTTCTTATAATAAAGTCACCATGGGAAGCAGGAGTCAGGAATGGAGTAGACAAGGGATTATTTTCCTAATTGACGAAAGTGGTCTTCCTTTCATGACAACATGGCACCTCTAGAAATCACCTAATCATTGTTATCTCCCCTGCACCCAGAACCGAGAGCCTGGGTCCTAGTGCTGAGTAAATACTGGAGTGTTGAATATTCCATAACCTCTGATCgtatacagtttttaaagttctGCTTGAAGTCCCAGATAGAAATGTGCTGCATACATTTATTATCCTGTGAGCCGTCACGTGACAGGGCTTcacctaacacacacacactgtgatgTCATGTAGATTGTGCATCAGTGTGATCATGGGAAAGTCGCTTAGTCATTCACCTACCggtatttattaagtacttattgTGGTAGTTGCTAGGTAATCGGATCGTATCATGAATGAACGTTTTATGTATAGATCTAACAAAAATTTGGAATTCATCCTTAGGTTTTATGTGATTGATTAAAAGATCTTAAGCAGAGTGTATTACACGGACATACCGAGAACAATTATGTATAAAGGAAGTGAATTGGAGAGGGTGGTGCATTTTTTCTCCATATAATTTCTTCTTCAGAATTACTGACAAATTACTGCAGTtctattatctattttaaatgtgattcttgaaattattttgcttcctgtcataaaactgaaaagatttaGAATGAAAGTTTCAAATTTTTAGATCTCTTAAAATCTTCCCAGGGAAGTAAATACTAATGCCTTCTCTTTCCTATTAATATGTGTTTCTGTAGCAGATCTGTTATCTAGTTAGTTGTGCCCaatgttgggatttttttttctttctttctttcttttaaacaatcaattaaaaaaaaagaattggctTGTTTGTTACAAGTTTACTTTCCACTGTTACCATCTATTTCCAGCAGTCTTCTCTTTTTACTTTGACTTCCTCTAGACTAGAATGTAATTTTATAGTAccttttcaccaaaaaaaaaaaacaacaacaaacaaaaaaaaacccagaacaaacTGAATCCATGAAAACTGGAAATCAAAGGGTTACCTTGTTCACTCGTATTTAGCCCCCTTGAGCCTAAAGGAAATTACTTTAGGTCTTGGGGTATGCAAAGGACTAGAAAaactggtttgttttgttttttaattacaggAACGTTCTGATAATTGATTCTGAGGTAGGACTGGACTTGGTGTGTAAGGAGGGATGGTGTCTGTATGGGTTTGTGAGGCTTAACCAGCAGTTGACTACCAGTCAGCCTTACTTCTAAAAGCCGATTGATACCTATAGGTAGACTGGCAGAGCATTTGTCTCTTTTGGGTCCCCTGAAGCTTTGGAGTACAGGTGTAATGACAGTGGAGATGTACGCTGACTTGAGAAATGATTACAAGCAGtggaatttaaaatgtgtttcttacaaCAGAAAGTAAtctgggctggaggggaaggaatTGCTTAGAGGGAGCATCACAGGAAATTACTGTTAATATATTCTTAATTCCCTTAATGCCTTTATAAATTTTTCATGTGCTCAACTTTGACTTAGATGGAATCTTTCATATTAGTGTAAAGGGAATCTGAATCTTCCTCACCATTCTTTCCACAAACATGTTAATGTGAGGATTTGATGGTGCACGGGTGAGGCACAAGGTTGATGTACGTGTGAATTATTGTAGTGTTTTTGAACATTCTGCTTAAGGAAAAAGAATCCCCTGATGTATAAAATCTCTTTATTTCCTCATGGATGTACTTGAGGGATACAGCGGAACCATATTTGCGTATGGACAGACCTCCTCTGGGAAGACGCATACAGTGGAGGTAACATTTGATGATCTGTGCTTGGATGTGGCTCGCAGCGCACACGGGGCATTCATCCGTTATTCCTGACAGTGTTTGACCCGCTTAACTAGCTTTACTTACTGTTTATTGCTTTGTCTCATACGAATTGTATACAAGTAACATTGTTGGCAAATGATCCGTTCCTGAGTTTAAACAGTGAAGAGTTGTATATTGGAAGTCATGCCTAGCTTTGATTTATCAGCGTAACCACAAAATTAGGAAGATTTTAGGATTAAATCGGAGTTCTCTGTCTggtaaattttggaatttttaatatttatgtgttttcatttctcttcagaGCACTTAATTTTTCCTCAGCTCCTtggttgtgtctgtgtgtccatcccgtcccccagcccctggccaaaTATTTGCCACTCTTTGATAGGAAGATCTCCAGAATGAGCAGAGCTGCTATTAATAATAAATGTGGGCCTGCTCAAGCTTTGcttctaggaaacagcctgtaATCTTCTGCCGCTGCTGCAGAGTATCTGCTTTTATCATCTGTCTGAGCATTCTGTATAAAGTAAACGGCTGCTTGTTTTAGTCTTGTTCATGTTACTCATTTTCGTAAAGTTACAGTCAGAGAGGAAGGACGTTCCTAGCACTTGGATGAATTTGACTTGAAGTAGAAGCTGCTGTGCAGATTCATAGGGCAAGAAACTTAACTAAAACCTTTCCCTAGAGTATGTTCATTTATAAATGTGCATAATCTGAATCTGATGATTAAATAAAAGGCCAAGGTCTGTTGGTAACCCCCGTGGTTGGCATATAGTCTTTATGTGTAACTTACCAGAATATATCCCGGTTGAACTGGGTTTTTTTGGGTGTTTGTtgagccactttttttttcttaaatcaataaTGGCAACAATTAGAATTCCTGTCCTCTGTTGACTGTAAATTGTGgattaaaagtttttaatctGTGCTTTACAGTTTAAGAAgcctaattttgttttctctttaggGTAAACTTCATGATCCAGAAGGCATGGGAATTATTCCAAGAATAGTGcaaggtatttttaattatatttactcCATGGATGAAAATTTGGAATTTCTTATTAAGGTAAAATCACTGGGGAAagactgtaatttattttatgccTAGAATAATTCTgttccaaaaaataataaaccttttcttttaaaaggtattttttaatgttttaatggaCAGGTATAGTTGAAAGAACATTAGAATTAGTAAACTGAAGTCCTTCATTTGCTGTTAGTAAACAAGTAGGCTAACCTCTTTGGCCTCCTCCTCCGTAAAATAAAACAGTTTGTTTTGCTGCAGAGCTCAAAGGTTTTAGATGATTCGTTTTGGATGAAGATACGTAATGGAAAGTGCATTTTAGTTGCATGAGGATTTTAGCGCATTTAGGGCCTCCCAATAGAGTGAAAGCCGTGACTGAGTTGTCCCCGTAGTCTAGTCGATGCTTGGCACTAGGACCCCAATAAATATTcagtgaataagtgaataaattacTTCATAATGTTAAGTGGTtgatctttttccatttatttcctctgccctttaggtttcatattttgaaatttatttggaTAAGATAAGGGACCTACGAGATGGTGAGTTAAATTCTTGCTGTTTGATCATTTTTGAAAGCCACATGTTACTTTCTTTAGTAGTAAATGTGAGACCATTTCTCAGTAACCTATGTGAAATTGACTTAAatgatagaaacattttaaaatgcttcttaGAAGGCTTTAATTGAATGCCTTTTGACACATGGAATAATCTCTTTAAAGCATATATTTATGAGTGGCTTCTAAGAGGTAAGTTGAGCACTGGGCTGGAGTTAGGGAGCCTAGGTCCTGAGCTCTGGTCTTCCATCAGCTGTCAGTTGATACATCATCCTTGAGGAAACTACTGAACCACTGCGACTTAATGTTCTTATTTCCAGAATGGGGGTGGCAGAGGGGGGCCTGGACCTGAAAGTTCTATATTGCTGCATTGGTTTCTGTATACATCTATTTCTGCAGGGTCTTGCTTTAATAGTGATAATTAACTGTTTCACAGCTAGAGTTAGAGTTTAGAAAAATGTtgttaatagtatttatttttctttttcagtttcgaAGACCAATCTTTCAGTTCATGAAGATAAAAACCCGAGTTCCGTACGTAAAGGTACTTGTGATACAGAATGTGCAGGAAAGCCCTGCAGTAGAATTTTGAAAGTATTGACGTACTCTAAAAGTTCACTTCACAGGGGTGCACAGAGTGTTTTGTCTGTAGTCCAGATGAAGTTATGGATACCATAGATGAAGGAAAATCCAACAGACATGTAGCAGTTACAAGTAAGCAGCATGTTTATTAACACTAGTTAAGGTACAGACTGCCTTAAAATATCTTTGTGAAGTTGATTAAGATTGTAAGATTTTTCTTAGGTAAAATAATGCTTTAGTGATTATTAGTAAGGGAAAGCTGTGTTCATAGTTGTTTCTGTGGTTTCAGTGCCGATGTGAATGAACATAGCTCTAGCAGTCACAGTATATTATTAATGTAAAACAAGAGAACACGCAAACGGAACAAAAGCTGAGTGGAAAACTTTATCTGCTAGATTTTGGAGGTAGTGGAAAACTTTATCTGGTTGATTTAGCAGGTAGTGAAAAGGTAAAAATCTTTACATTCTGATGGGTATCTAAGCATGTTTACTTAACTTTAGCTCTAATATGCGTTATTCATTGTTACATCTTGAAAATGTTTATCGAATTGGATTTGGTAATATTTTTGAGAGTTCACAAGCATTTGTGCCATTGCTTTATTGTTACATAAACTGAATGATTCCCTCCGAATTACTGTCATTTGGGCCATAGCCCAGTTCAGCCAACACGTGTTGTCCTTGACTTAAAGTGTATGCTTTTACTGAGAGTGTGTTCAGCATACGTCATTAAGAATCTTACTAGGTACCCTCTCCCTCATTTTTCGGTGTCTGTCTGACCCATCCTGGCGTTGGGCCCTGTGAGGACGGGGAGCTGCCCGCCAGCCCTCCCTGCTTTGGCTGTgctgctttcttccttctgtatGACTGTTTACTGTAGCCCTTTGCAGCCTGATTCTAGTTTATGTCAAAATCGGAGTAAGTTCAGGTGTTTTCATGTTGGCCTCTGTCACCATTTTTGCTGTTCTGCTGATTTGTGTCTTCTGATGAGAACGACATACCTGTTCCCTTTTACGCAGACGTCTTACACACATCCTTCAAAGCCTCTCTAATTTTGTGGATACTGAGAAGCCATTTcaagtttctcttttctggtGCAGCAGAGGGGTTAACAAAAGTAAACTACAAATGTATGTGTAAACTGGTTAATTTCAAGAGCACACCTACAGATGAATTTGGTAACTccttggcctgggtcactggtcCTAAAGAAACAGCATGGGCCTGGGTCACAGGAGCAGAATGCACACCCTGGGCCTGCGTCACTGCTGTTGACAGCACACACTCGGCATGAGTCACTGGTCTTGAAGACACGTTCCTGGCCAGGGTCACCGGCCCTAAACTCACACCATTGGCCTCTATTACTGGCCGTGAAGACACACCCTGGCCCTTGGTCATTGGTGCTGAAGACAAAACCTGGACCTGTGTCACTGGTGCAGAATGCAAACAGTCGGCTAGGTCACTGGTGCTAAAGGCACAACTGGGCCTGGGTTCTTGGTCCTGGAGGCAACCCTGGACCTGGGTCACTGGTACTTACGGAAACCCTGGGCCTGTGTAACTGGTCCTGAAGACACACACTTGGCCTGTGCCATTGGCCCTGAAGCCACACATTCGCTCTGGGTCATAGGTCCTGAAGCCACACCCTAGGCCTGCATCACTGCTGCTGAAGGCACACTCTGCCTAGGTCACTGGCTCTGAGGTCACACCATTGACCTGGGTCACTGGCCTGAAAACACCCTCTGCCTGGTCAATGGCCATGAAGACACACCCTGAACTTGGATCACTGCCCCATAAGGACCACCCGGGTCCTGTGTCACTGGACATTAAAGCACACCCTGGGCCTCGGTCACTTTTGTACAAGGACACACTGGGCTTGTGTCACAGGTGCAGAACGCACAGCCTTGGCCTGGGTCACTGACCCTGAAGAATCCCAGTTAACCTGGGCCACTGGCCCTGAAGAAACACACTCTGCCTTGGTCACTAGCCCTGAAGACACATGCTTGGCCTGGATCACGGGCACTAAAGGCAGACGCGTGGCTTGGGTCGGTAGCCCTAAAATGACACAGTTGGTttggtcactggccctgaagacacacacGTGGCCTGGGTCCCTGGCCCTGAAGTCACACATGTGGGCTGGGTCACTGGCGTGAAAGGCACACCCTTGGCCTGTGTCATTGGACATTGAAACACACCTTGGGGCTGTGTAAGTGTGCTTAACGCACACCCGTGGCCTGGGTCACTAATCCTAAAGACACACCCTTAGCCTTGGTCACTGGCCTGAAGACACACACTTTGCCTTTGTCACTGGCCCTGACTTAGCAGATGGGCTCTGTTCACTTGCCTTGAAGACACACacttggcctgggtcactggccctgaagacacacagTTGGCCTGGGTCCCTAGCCCTGAAGTCACACAcgtggcctgggtcactggcgcAGAAGCCATatcctgggcctgggtcactggcactGATGACAGACCCTTGGCCTGTGTCACTGGACATTGAAACACACCCTGGGGTTGTGTGAGTATGCAGAACGCACACCCGTGGCATGGGTCACTGATCCTGAAGACACAACCTAGTCTTGGTCACTGACCCCGAAGACACACACTTGACCTTGGTCACTGGCCCTTAATTAGCATATCGGCTTGGGTCACAGGCCTTGAAGACACACACTTGGCCTGGGTAAGTGGCCCTGAAGTCACACCATTGGCCTGGatcactggccctgaagacacaaACTTGGCCTGGGTACGTGGCCCTGAAGACACATCCTTGGCCTTGTTCACTGCCCCTGAAGACACACGCTTGGCCTAGGTCACGGGCACTGAAGGCAAGCGTGTGGCCTAGGTCGGTAGCCCTAGCATCACACACTTGGTCTTGGTCACTGTCCTTCCAGACACACCCTGGTCTTGGGTCACTGGGCAGAGGGCACACGCTGGGCTTGGGTCACTGGCGCTGATGGCAACCTTGGGCCTGTGTCACTGGCCCAGAAAACACACACTTGCCCCTGGTCAGTGGTTCTGAAGAAACACAGTTGGCCTGGGTTCCTGGCCCTAAAGTCACACACGTGGCCTGGATCACTGGCGCTGAAGGCACACCCTTGTCCTGTGTCACTGGACATTAAAACACACCCTGGGGCAGTGTCAGTGTGCTGAACGTACAGCCGTGGCCTGGGTCAGTGATCCTGAAGACACACCCTTAGCcttggtcactggccctgaagacgCACACTTGGCcttggtcactggccctgaatTAGCAGATGGGCTTGGGTTACTGGCCTTGAAGACAGAAACTTGGCCTGGGTAACTGGCCCTGAAGTCACACTCTTGACCTGagtcactggccctgaagacacatCCTGGGCCTCGGTCACTGGTGCTGAAGGCCTACCCGGGGCCTGTGTCACTGGACGTGAAAGCACACACTGGGCCTCGGTCACTTTTGTACAAGGACACAACGGGCCTGCGTCACAGGTGTAGAATGCACAGACTTGGCTTGGGTCACTGACCGTGAAGAATCCCAGTTAACCTGAGACACTGGCCCTTAAGAAACACACTTTGCCTTGGTCgctggccctgaagacacacagTTGGCTTGTGTAACTGGCCCTGCAGACACACACTTGGCCTTGGTCACTGGCCCTGAGTTAGCAGATGGGCTTGTGTCACTGGCCTTGAAGACACAAACTTGGCCTGGGTAACTGGTCCTGTACTCACACTCTTGGCcttggtcactggccctgaagacacacccTGGGCCTCGGTCACTGGCGCTGAAGGCACACCCTGAACTTGGGTCAGTGGCCCTGAAGGCCCACATGGGGCCTGTGTCACTGGACATGAAAGCAGACCCTTGGCCTCGGTCACTTTTGTGCAAGGACACAGCGGGCCTGTGTCGTAAGTGCAGAACGCACTGccttggcctgggtcactggctgAAGACATGTACTAGTCCTTTCAGCATCTCTAAAGGCAAAGACTGGGCCTGGGTCAGTGGCACTGTTGGCATCCCTGGCTTGTatcactggccctgaagacacacagTTGGTAATATAACAGCGGGAATACCCAGGAGTGGGCTGGTCCTGGAAAGGACAAGTCCAACTGAGGGGAGGCCCAGCATATTGATGTCACAGGAATGCAAATGCGTACATGAGTTTAGCTCCAGGTGAAGGGAGGCTCATGAGATGGCAGGCACAGGATAGGGCAAGCCAAGATGAGTGCAGT
It contains:
- the LOC106730654 gene encoding kinesin heavy chain-like isoform X2 — protein: MTIQNSREKHIPARRVSFVASFGVQPDACRFKQESLDLRNLSPSLMHLTGCSSQTRLKSKCIMTVRRRLLKGYSGTIFAYGQTSSGKTHTVEGKLHDPEGMGIIPRIVQGIFNYIYSMDENLEFLIKVSYFEIYLDKIRDLRDVSKTNLSVHEDKNPSSVRKVNLDDASIHSPWQPPPVD
- the LOC106730654 gene encoding kinesin heavy chain-like isoform X5, giving the protein MTIQNSREKHIPARRVSFVASFGVQPDACRFKQESLDLRNLSPSLMHLTGCSSQTRLKSKCIMTVRRRLLKGYSGTIFAYGQTSSGKTHTVEGKLHDPEGMGIIPRIVQGIFNYIYSMDENLEFLIKVSYFEIYLDKIRDLRDVSKTNLSVHEDKNPSSVRKGGSV
- the LOC106730654 gene encoding kinesin heavy chain-like isoform X4, with protein sequence MTIQNSREKHIPARRVSFVASFGVQPDACRFKQESLDLRNLSPSLMHLTGCSSQTRLKSKCIMTVRRRLLKGYSGTIFAYGQTSSGKTHTVEGKLHDPEGMGIIPRIVQGIFNYIYSMDENLEFLIKVSYFEIYLDKIRDLRDVSKTNLSVHEDKNPSSVRKAIKHISSA
- the LOC106730654 gene encoding kinesin heavy chain-like isoform X3, translated to MTIQNSREKHIPARRVSFVASFGVQPDACRFKQESLDLRNLSPSLMHLTGCSSQTRLKSKCIMTVRRRLLKGYSGTIFAYGQTSSGKTHTVEGKLHDPEGMGIIPRIVQGIFNYIYSMDENLEFLIKVSYFEIYLDKIRDLRDVSKTNLSVHEDKNPSSVRKGYNPRRGITGSNDRSTL